Part of the Nitrosopumilus piranensis genome is shown below.
ATTGTCTCCAATCACCTGCCATGTAACGATTAACCATATCAAATGCACCTTTGGTATATCCATTTCCATAAAGAATATCATCACTTTGTTTTCCTTTGATTATAATTGTAGAGTCATTTTCTGTTATTGATTTTTTAATTACAAAAGATACTGGTGCGTTTACTTCATGCGAATCACTTTGAAAAGTTAGAAATCCTTGATATACGCCTGTTTCTAAATCAGTTGGAGTAACTAGAGTCACGTCTACTTTTGAAACATCATTTGGAGGCACAGTTATTGTTTCATATTCTGGCCACAACATAGACCATTTATTATTTTGATAATAACTTGCTGAAAGTGTGTAATCCATTGATGTTGAATTTTGATTTGTGTTTCCCAACCAATATGAGTATCTTGTTGGAACAGGATAAACACCAACTAATGGAACACCATCAAATTTTTCATTTGGTTCTGAAATTCTGATTTCCTGAACTGTTCCCCATGATCCACCTCTATTTACCATAGAAATTTCATCACTGGCAATTTTTGTGTCATTGTTTTTATCAAGCCAATCATACAGATACAAGGAAGATATTTTGATATCATCTGCATAAACATCAGATGTTTTATTAAGAAATTGATTAAATGGAAAATTTACGTTTAGTATCATCAAAGAAGATTCTTTGGGAATGGGGTTTTCTTTTTCAAAAAAATCTCCTAGTTCTTTATGTTGCTTTACATCAGAAAGTTTTACATAATTTGGAATAAAGACGTCAGTTTTGTTAATTATAGAATCTTGTTGGCGCGGCGTTGTAGTTCCATTAAATTGATTATGTTTGATTAAAGACAGGGTTTTTGATTTTATATCAATTGAAATGGGATCATTGGTTGGATTTTCAATAGTAAAAGTTGTAGTAGTCCTGTCTCCTGCAGTTAATTGTCCAGCAAACCAACTAGTCATAGGAAATGAATGTGAAGGGAGATCAAATTTTTCAAATCCCACTCCAGTAGAGTTGAAATTTTTTATTGAAGGTTCAACAATTTGTTTGATGTTTTCATATGATGCATTATTGTGTACGACAAACACATCATTTTTTCCATTGACATAGTCTAGAGCAGATTCAACATTTACCAAACCAGAACCCTGAGTGAAAGGATCATTGCTCATATCAGATGCAGTAGACATCAAGATATTTTTTATCAAAAAAGGATCATAGTTTAACGAATGTTTTGTCATCTCTTCAATTAAGATTGCTGCACTACCTGATACTAAAGGTGCTGCCATACTGGTACCTCCAAATAAGGAGAAGGATTCTTTCTTGGAATCTTTTTGAGTTTTTATTACATTTGAAGGAACAAATCCATGTGCACCAATACTCATAACATCAGGTTTTGGATCACCAATTAGTGTAGGGCCCCTACTTGAAAAATCCACTACATGATTATAATGATCAGTGTTATTACCAAATCGAGGCTGATCTTTGAATGGGCCATATCCAACGAAAACATTGTTAGTGGTTGCCCCAACTGTAATACCAAAAGGAGATGCATTTGGCAATCCTATTGTTCCATATCCATGACCAGAATTTCCTGCACTAGACACCACTACAACTCCAGGATAATCATCATCTAGCGAATGTGGAGTTGCCAACATAGTTTGAATTAACGATAAGATATCTAATCCAGGTGCAGAATTAAATGATGGAAAACTTGAAACCCCCCAGCTATTAGATATAATATCCACTCTAGGTTTTCCCGAAAATTTCCAACTGCTATTTTCATTTTCAAATCCTGCAGACCATAGCCATGCAAAGACAGTATCTCCAAACCATAATGCCTTTACCGGCAAAATTTTTGCATCAGGAGCAATTCCCGTAATAGAATATTTTTTTGTGTTATTGTAAATGTCATATATTTCTTGACCACGTGAGGTAATTGATGCAGCACTAGAAGTACCATGTCCCATGAAATCAGTCATTACACCAAAAAATTCACCAGCAGGATCTATTGGAGGTAAAAGTGTGCCATTAATTGCATTAAGTTTATCATCAATTTCAGTAGAGTTGTTTCTAATTACACCATAAACATCTAGAACTTTTGCACCAATTGTTCCAGCACTGTAATCATTTTTTCCATCATTGTTTGAGTCATAAACAAGAAATTCTTTTCCACTACCAAGTACAATTGGTTTTTCATCAGTAAAATCAAAGTCATAGTTTGGCTTTTGTCCTGATGGTAAATCAAATCGAGTATAATCTTCCCATGATGTACTTAAATCAGGAATTATTGTATCATAAACTCCTGGAATAAAAGAATCAACTACAAGAACAGGTACTACTTGGATTTTTGCAAGAGATCCACTTAATCCACCCTGATACATTACACCAAGATGGTACTGCCCACTCTTTGATTTTATGTAATTCCTATTGTCTTGACCAATTTTCATATCATTAGTTAGTGTTCCATTAAAAATTGGAGAAGAACCAATCTGTGGAAAAAATGAATTATAAATTGGAATTTCACTGCCCTTTCCACCTTGAGACACATCAAGAAATACTCCATTTTTTGTGACATATGCTGATGAAGTCATGTGAGATGGAATTGGTTTACTGTAATTTCTTATAATCTCGTTATTATCAACATATGCAAAAAAGGTTGCATTTGTTAGAATAATCCCTTGTCCATCAGCATCAAGCATTAAAGGATGATTGATATTGTCTCTTGCAAGAGAATGTTGAATATCTGGATTTGAGAAATCAACACCAGTATCCACAACTGCAATGACAGTTCCATTTCCTGAAGAATCATAGTTTTTTAGAGCAGCGCTTGAACCTGTTATTGTTCCAATTCTTGAGGCATCTAAAATTTTATCATTTGTTGAATGAAAATCTAGTTTGTAATCTTCAACTATATCATAACCCTTTGTAGTTAGTAGCGAGGCTGATTTTTCAGACAAGAGTGAGACGTAAAAAAATCCATAGTCAGATTGTACTCCATATATTGAATTATTTTTTACAAATTCAGAGTTTTGTGAATTTGTTCCAAAAATCAGATAGCGCTTAAAGTTATTTTCAATAAAGAAATCAGAATCTATGTCAATAATTCCAGAATCAAATTTGGGGGGGTTGTTTTGATTTTGAAAAAATACATCATCTCCAGTAAATGCATAAGAATTTGTCAAAAAAGACGAGAGAAGAAGTATTGAAAAGAAAATAGCCGCTTTGGGCATCAATGAATTTTTGTTTATTACGTTATTATAACTATCTTCTTCGTGCCAATATTGCAATTTGTAATGCCACTATAATTCCAATAGACGCAATGATTGGAAAGAGTAATGAATTTAGTTGAGAGGATGCTTCACTAATAAATTCCACAGAAGTAGAAATTGTTCCTGTGCTTTCATCTATCTTGGTACTTGCAGTTTCTAATGTAGTATCAAAACCTTCAATCTCAGATTTCAAAACATTTAGTTCTTTTGAGGTGTCATCTAAAATCGTATTTAATCTAATTATTTGTTCAGATATCCCACCTAGATCTTGACTTAGAACATTTGTAGCAGCAGAGCCATGAGATGTAGTTCCTTGGCTAAAGGCTACAACATGAAAGACATGAGTTCCCTCCTCAATAGGAGTATAATCTACATAGTATAATCCCTGATGCAAAGTTTTAAAGGAATTTGTTAAAGTGACAGAGATTCCTGAGGGCAAGTGGACATGTGTGGTTCCAAGTAATTGAGCAGGCTCATTTCCTATCAGTAATCCATCACTTGTTGTTTGGACAAATACTCTAATTGGTTGGTTAATTGCTGCAACTTCTGGTGCAAAGACTAAGGTGTTTACAACTCTCTGAACAGGTACATCAAGAAGTTCAGTAGTAGATGAAAATTGTACGTCAATTTTTTTTGAGATTCCATTTTGTTCGGTACTAATTACTTCAACAGTGTATGTCCCATATGGAAAATTGGTTGATGGTTGAGGCCACGTCAACAAGGAGTAGTTAAAAGAGCCATCAGGGTTGGTGGTTAATTGATCAAACTTTGCAATGGTTTCATCAGGTGCAAATAGTCTTAGAATTAGATTTTCTTCAGGTAAGCCAGTTCCATAAACTTGAAGATTATGTGAGGGCGCATAGACTTTGCTGTTAGTGGACACAACAAGGTCTGCATAAGAACTTGGAATTTGTACAATTAATAATATAGAAAAAATCAGAAACAAAATTTGAAATTTCATTTTAATTAATCGTTAATCTTCTCCTAGATATTACTTCTGGAAAAATTGTCTATAACTTTCGTTAAGAGGTATTCAAAAAAAGAAAAAAAGGGTAATGTGAACTAGTTTTAGCTTACGTTGACAGTTGTACTAACTGGTGGTGATAATGCCGTAGGATTATCTACTGATTCCCATACAAATGCTGTTGCAGTGTATGTGCCTGAGGCAGTTGGAATCCATGATAATGCTGGGCTGAATGATTGACCAGAAGATAGCGAACCTGTAATCCATGCAAGTGAGACTGTGACACCGTTTGCATCCTGAATCTGTACCAAGTATGCAAATGATTGCTCTCTATCCTGACCATTTGCTAAGTCAGCGCTGATTTGTACCTGTTGGTCAACGGAAACAGAGTCTAAGCTGTTACCGAATGCGTCAACGGTTCTCAAGTTAGCAGCTGGTGCTCTCTCGAGAGGTGGTACTACAGTGCCAATTAGTGAAGTGGCAGTAATATCAAGTTCATCTGCAGTTGTGTATGGATCAGGTAGTGTATTGTCCTCATATTCTGCGGTGACAGTGTCACCTTCTGAAACTCTGAGTCTGTGACCAGATGATTCATCAAGGGTTGTGAAGAACACAGTTCCCTCAAAGATTCCGGTTGCCTCATTAGTCTCAGTTACAGTGAGATCAATACCTCCGGCATCGGAGTCAGACCACACATCGACATTGAAGTTGTCGACTGCTTCTGGATTAAAGTTCATGTCTGGATCAATTACTCTTATAACACCTGTTCCGCTTGCTGGGTAACTTGCTTCAAGCCATTGTACCTCACCAATGTTCCATCTGATAAGTGCAGAGCCTACGATTGTTTCATCCTCTGAGAACTCAAAGGAGATAGTAAGTCCGTCATCATCATCAGTTTCTATGAATCCATCGGTTGGACCTGTACCATCTGCAGATGTGCTTGCAAATGGACCTTCCTCAGTACCATCACCGTCTGCATCGTGTTTGAATCCTGTAAGGATTACTTCACCTGTGAAGATGCCTGTGTCAGTACCAGTTTCGACGAGTTTGTACCTATCGATATCGAATCCTCTAGTAGAGACCTTTATTGGATCACTGCTAGTTTCTCCGATTTCGTCAATTAGGTCACTGTCAAAGTTGTGATCTGGTGCGACAATGGTAATGTATACTTTGTCAGTCCAGGTATAGACTTTTTGGTCAAGTTCCACAGTTGCTCCGAAGTTAGAAGTGTAGATTGTCAAGTTGACATCTTCATCTTCTTCACCTACATAATCAGATCCGGATGGACCCCAATCGGTATACTCGAGGATAATTTCTTCTCCTCTTTCTAACTTGTCACCATTTAGTTCTTCAGGGATTTCGATGACAATCTGGAAGATACCAGTGCTGTCACCTGTTTCTCTAAAGGCATCAGGTTCTGGGTCAAATGCTGCGGCTGCACCGGTAACACCTTTGTTACCCATGGTGGTAGTTGCGGCATCAGAGTCCCATTCGATCAAGTCCAAGTCATAGGTCTCAGCACTGTCATTGTCAAGATCAAAGTCTGGCTCAATGAGTGTTAAGATCATGTCTGAACCGATAATGTATACGGATTTGTCGGATTGCAATACACCGTTTCTAAGGTCAAAGGTAGCAGAGTCTGTGACAGTGTTTGAGCTACCAGATGCATCAGCTGGGTCTGTGTATTCTACTTGGAGAATATCTCCTTGTAGGATACAGAAGTCCTCACCATCGTATGTATCTGAAACATCAAATCTGTCTTCTGTGTTACCTGTTGCAGTCTCGGTTTCATCAGTTCCTAACAATGCATATGTTGGATTGTTAGGACACAATGGAGAGGCTGGACCATCAGTGAATTTAACAGTTACATCCAGTTCGAATATACCTGCATCTG
Proteins encoded:
- a CDS encoding methyl-accepting chemotaxis protein, which encodes MKFQILFLIFSILLIVQIPSSYADLVVSTNSKVYAPSHNLQVYGTGLPEENLILRLFAPDETIAKFDQLTTNPDGSFNYSLLTWPQPSTNFPYGTYTVEVISTEQNGISKKIDVQFSSTTELLDVPVQRVVNTLVFAPEVAAINQPIRVFVQTTSDGLLIGNEPAQLLGTTHVHLPSGISVTLTNSFKTLHQGLYYVDYTPIEEGTHVFHVVAFSQGTTSHGSAATNVLSQDLGGISEQIIRLNTILDDTSKELNVLKSEIEGFDTTLETASTKIDESTGTISTSVEFISEASSQLNSLLFPIIASIGIIVALQIAILARRR
- a CDS encoding S8 family serine peptidase; this translates as MPKAAIFFSILLLSSFLTNSYAFTGDDVFFQNQNNPPKFDSGIIDIDSDFFIENNFKRYLIFGTNSQNSEFVKNNSIYGVQSDYGFFYVSLLSEKSASLLTTKGYDIVEDYKLDFHSTNDKILDASRIGTITGSSAALKNYDSSGNGTVIAVVDTGVDFSNPDIQHSLARDNINHPLMLDADGQGIILTNATFFAYVDNNEIIRNYSKPIPSHMTSSAYVTKNGVFLDVSQGGKGSEIPIYNSFFPQIGSSPIFNGTLTNDMKIGQDNRNYIKSKSGQYHLGVMYQGGLSGSLAKIQVVPVLVVDSFIPGVYDTIIPDLSTSWEDYTRFDLPSGQKPNYDFDFTDEKPIVLGSGKEFLVYDSNNDGKNDYSAGTIGAKVLDVYGVIRNNSTEIDDKLNAINGTLLPPIDPAGEFFGVMTDFMGHGTSSAASITSRGQEIYDIYNNTKKYSITGIAPDAKILPVKALWFGDTVFAWLWSAGFENENSSWKFSGKPRVDIISNSWGVSSFPSFNSAPGLDILSLIQTMLATPHSLDDDYPGVVVVSSAGNSGHGYGTIGLPNASPFGITVGATTNNVFVGYGPFKDQPRFGNNTDHYNHVVDFSSRGPTLIGDPKPDVMSIGAHGFVPSNVIKTQKDSKKESFSLFGGTSMAAPLVSGSAAILIEEMTKHSLNYDPFLIKNILMSTASDMSNDPFTQGSGLVNVESALDYVNGKNDVFVVHNNASYENIKQIVEPSIKNFNSTGVGFEKFDLPSHSFPMTSWFAGQLTAGDRTTTTFTIENPTNDPISIDIKSKTLSLIKHNQFNGTTTPRQQDSIINKTDVFIPNYVKLSDVKQHKELGDFFEKENPIPKESSLMILNVNFPFNQFLNKTSDVYADDIKISSLYLYDWLDKNNDTKIASDEISMVNRGGSWGTVQEIRISEPNEKFDGVPLVGVYPVPTRYSYWLGNTNQNSTSMDYTLSASYYQNNKWSMLWPEYETITVPPNDVSKVDVTLVTPTDLETGVYQGFLTFQSDSHEVNAPVSFVIKKSITENDSTIIIKGKQSDDILYGNGYTKGAFDMVNRYMAGDWRQYYFDIQNEFVNSAAIEISWTSDDTNLAVFVMDPLGQIIQTNVPSGVFGHFLGWPSLDWLGNTPFSQGGGFFPVKNKDDTSTVLHVPINQTGTYTLLTHSTLFGGNSTTEPITLVAKFTNISTEIIPQNTEIITSSIPSTESKIISENISKNILEESPPKDVIVSSKESDSLFVTGIALGIALGIAIGIAIGIVSIFILRQKFTQ